From Uloborus diversus isolate 005 chromosome 8, Udiv.v.3.1, whole genome shotgun sequence, a single genomic window includes:
- the LOC129228583 gene encoding piggyBac transposable element-derived protein 3-like — MFNGKIKIEEAFSLHEEPEQERTESSDVSSYGNDSDDEDYIPDEEDDFSMNEEENVDDVNHVPDLSVSSAFTWEKRDVVKSNPHFISRTGPSDEVLALMDPSPVAIFLLLLRMDFIERIVSQTNLYATQMQKPFTPLELKEFLRFLAINLLMGIKRLPSYRDYWSSDPDLNDPFISRQLSVKRFSWILSHLHLNDNSLQPKRGAPGYDKLYKLRPLISELSEKFLSALHPHENQVIGVSAAKFRPRCGLKPKIDQTGYKIWLRCDESGYACQFDICTGKAEEPPGENVAERVEFVTDFMGS; from the exons ATGTTCAACGGTAAAATAAAGATTGAGGAAGCTTTTTCCTTGCATGAAGAACCTGAACAAGAAAGAACTGAAAGCTCAGATGTTTCCTCTTATGGAAATGATAGTGATGATGAAGACTATATACCCGATGAAGAAGATGATTTTTCAATGAATGAAGAAGAAAACGTAGATGATGTAAATCATGTACCAGATCTGTCTGTGTCATCAGCATTCACTTGGGAGAAGAGAGATGTTGTGAAAAGCAATCCCCATTTCATTAGTAGAACTGGTCCCTCTGACGAAGTACTAGCCCTGATGGATCCATCTCCTGTTGCAATATTTCTCCTACTGTTACGCATGGATTTTATTGAAAGAATAGTTTCTCAAACAAATTTGTATGCCACACAGATGCAAAAGCCATTCACCCCTCTGGAGCTAAAAGAATTCCTTAGGTTCTTAGCTATTAATTTATTGATGGGAATTAAGCGTCTCCCTAGCTATAGAGACTACTGGTCATCTGATCCAGATTTGAATGATCCATTTATTTCACGACAGCTGTCCGTCAAACGTTTCTCGTGGATTTTATCTCACCTACATTTGAATGATAACAGTTTGCAACCGAAGAGAGGAGCACCTGGATATGACAAACTCTACAAATTGCGGCCTCTGATTTCAGAGCTCTCAGAAAAGTTCTTATCTGCCCTTCACCCACATGAAAATCAAGTAATTGGAGTGTCGGCTGCAAAGTTCAGGCCACGTTGCGGCTTGAAGCCAAAGATTGACCAAACCGGCTACAAAATTTGGTTGCGCTGTGACGAAAGCGGCTATGCTTGTCAATTTGACATCTGCACTGGGAAAGCAGAAGAGCCGCCAGGAGAAAATGTGGCTGAGAGA GTCGAGTTCGTCACTGATTTCATGGGTTCTTAA